In Aneurinibacillus sp. REN35, a genomic segment contains:
- a CDS encoding ABC transporter substrate-binding protein, which translates to MKRYTSLILAALLLVLLAACGNTASTPSGEQQPAGGETAQAPGKFPLTIKDGTGTEVTLEKKPERIVSIIPSTTEIAYAVGAGDKVVGVSNYDNYPEEVTKKEKVGDLKVNMEKVVSLEPDLILADTGNGEAVDALRKTGLPVVVMEAKNFDEIYTSIEMIGKATGNDAKAADVVNKMKADVEAVKKKVESVAEDKRPNVWVEVDPSLFTAGTGTFIHDMITMSGGKNIAADLEGWKQLSEEKVLQRNPDVILNTYGYYDKEGAEKIKKRPKWQHVKAVQNGRVFAVDSDVVNRPGPRITEGLKEIAAELHPELFGK; encoded by the coding sequence ATGAAACGATACACATCATTGATCTTAGCGGCGCTGCTGCTTGTTTTGCTTGCGGCCTGCGGTAACACTGCGTCTACCCCGTCAGGCGAACAGCAACCTGCCGGTGGGGAAACTGCCCAGGCACCGGGGAAGTTTCCACTTACTATTAAGGATGGTACAGGAACAGAGGTTACGCTTGAGAAGAAGCCTGAGCGCATCGTATCCATTATACCGAGTACGACAGAGATTGCTTACGCAGTGGGTGCAGGCGACAAGGTCGTAGGCGTGTCTAATTATGATAACTATCCTGAGGAAGTAACAAAGAAAGAAAAAGTCGGTGATCTTAAAGTTAATATGGAAAAGGTCGTTTCCCTAGAGCCGGATCTGATTCTTGCGGATACCGGGAATGGGGAAGCGGTTGATGCCTTGCGCAAAACGGGTCTTCCTGTTGTCGTGATGGAAGCAAAAAACTTTGATGAAATTTATACTTCCATTGAGATGATCGGTAAGGCAACCGGCAATGATGCAAAAGCGGCTGATGTAGTGAATAAGATGAAGGCTGATGTAGAAGCTGTGAAAAAGAAAGTAGAGTCCGTAGCCGAAGATAAGCGGCCAAATGTATGGGTTGAAGTTGACCCATCCCTGTTTACAGCGGGTACAGGTACATTTATCCACGATATGATTACGATGTCAGGCGGCAAAAACATTGCCGCAGATTTGGAAGGATGGAAGCAGCTATCCGAAGAAAAGGTATTGCAGCGCAATCCCGATGTCATTTTGAACACATACGGTTACTATGATAAAGAGGGTGCGGAAAAAATTAAGAAGCGTCCAAAATGGCAGCATGTAAAAGCTGTGCAAAATGGTCGGGTGTTCGCTGTTGACTCTGATGTTGTTAATCGTCCGGGACCACGCATTACCGAAGGTCTCAAAGAAATTGCTGCGGAATTGCACCCGGAATTGTTCGGGAAATAA
- a CDS encoding peroxiredoxin has protein sequence MAERIVGLPAPDFEMETALGDGENFGSVKLSDYKGKWLVMFFYPLDFTFVCPTEITAMSDAFEQFAELDTEVLAVSTDSKFSHRAWINTSRDENGLGKLNFPIAADLTHKVSRDYGVLIEEQGIALRGLFIIDPEGVLKYSVVHHNDVGRSVDETLRVLQAFQSGGLCPANWKPGQANL, from the coding sequence ATGGCAGAACGTATTGTTGGTTTACCGGCTCCAGATTTCGAAATGGAGACAGCACTAGGAGATGGCGAGAACTTTGGTAGTGTAAAACTGTCTGACTACAAAGGAAAATGGCTGGTAATGTTCTTCTATCCGCTTGACTTCACTTTCGTATGCCCAACAGAAATCACAGCAATGAGCGATGCTTTCGAACAGTTTGCTGAGCTTGATACGGAAGTACTGGCTGTAAGCACAGACAGCAAATTCTCTCACCGCGCATGGATCAATACATCCCGTGATGAGAATGGTCTTGGCAAGCTGAACTTCCCAATTGCAGCTGACCTCACTCATAAAGTTTCTCGTGACTACGGCGTATTGATTGAAGAACAAGGTATCGCATTGCGCGGTCTGTTCATCATCGATCCAGAAGGCGTATTGAAATATTCCGTTGTTCACCACAATGATGTTGGCCGCAGCGTAGATGAAACACTTCGCGTGCTGCAAGCATTCCAATCCGGCGGCCTGTGCCCAGCTAACTGGAAGCCAGGACAAGCTAACCTGTAA
- a CDS encoding anti-sigma factor domain-containing protein has product MKKKGIVLEIQGQYLIVMTSGGRFCKVPPTGESLKEGDEIEFTHTIEGKESPRSKQYVWKKWSYTAAACLLLLITAFPLWNMVFASAYAMVSIDINPSFELEVDEKYKVTDIHALNKEGEQVLSDMEWEDRALIEVTKEILSEAREQGYLKTNHDVLIVPIGLKNPQASQELLEVMKKEVPAITDSSVGELTVTMMDGTEEIRKQAQKFGVSAGRYALYESMKRMHKDVDEDKIRNLSISEVSSAIGGFKNIPNAVQYSSQSSMAAKNIQQKQTPARPAQVRTPARPSAPAKEIQTHSQKKQGTPAHNERESSPVKEPPKLTRQEQADKSKGVPKMIAAEQKHKAAVQAQKEAKKTEEDKKYNSSYGNQQQQNQQGGQAIKEQEKERNEKYKEEREKNKQNFVRPPVNQKEEKDDEKEDSDRGKGTSSDTKKENKE; this is encoded by the coding sequence GTGAAGAAGAAGGGCATCGTGTTGGAGATACAGGGGCAGTATCTTATTGTCATGACATCCGGCGGGAGATTTTGTAAAGTTCCACCTACAGGCGAATCGCTTAAAGAAGGCGACGAGATTGAATTTACCCACACGATTGAAGGGAAGGAAAGCCCGCGGAGCAAGCAGTACGTCTGGAAGAAGTGGTCCTACACGGCAGCAGCCTGTTTGCTTTTGCTAATTACTGCATTTCCGTTATGGAATATGGTGTTCGCCTCAGCGTATGCCATGGTCTCTATTGATATCAATCCAAGCTTTGAGCTAGAGGTTGATGAGAAGTATAAAGTAACGGATATTCATGCTTTAAATAAAGAAGGCGAACAAGTGCTATCCGATATGGAATGGGAAGATCGTGCGCTAATCGAGGTGACGAAGGAGATTTTGTCGGAAGCTCGGGAGCAAGGATACCTAAAAACCAATCATGACGTGTTGATTGTGCCGATCGGTCTAAAGAATCCACAGGCATCGCAAGAGTTGCTTGAAGTGATGAAAAAAGAAGTGCCGGCCATTACCGACAGCAGCGTGGGGGAGCTAACGGTTACCATGATGGATGGCACAGAAGAAATACGCAAGCAAGCGCAGAAGTTTGGTGTGTCTGCCGGACGCTATGCATTGTATGAATCCATGAAGCGTATGCATAAGGATGTGGATGAGGACAAAATCCGAAACCTTAGCATCAGCGAAGTGTCCTCTGCAATTGGCGGATTCAAAAACATACCGAATGCGGTACAGTATTCGAGCCAATCGTCTATGGCCGCTAAAAATATACAACAAAAACAAACTCCTGCACGCCCGGCCCAGGTACGGACACCTGCGAGACCGTCGGCGCCTGCGAAGGAGATACAGACACATTCGCAGAAAAAGCAAGGGACTCCTGCCCATAACGAGCGGGAATCGTCGCCTGTCAAGGAACCTCCGAAATTAACCAGGCAGGAACAAGCCGACAAGTCCAAAGGTGTTCCTAAGATGATTGCGGCAGAGCAGAAGCATAAAGCTGCTGTACAGGCACAAAAAGAGGCCAAGAAAACAGAAGAGGATAAGAAGTATAATTCCTCCTACGGCAATCAGCAGCAGCAAAATCAGCAGGGTGGTCAGGCAATTAAGGAACAAGAGAAAGAACGGAACGAGAAGTATAAAGAAGAACGAGAAAAAAATAAACAGAACTTTGTTCGTCCTCCTGTGAATCAAAAGGAAGAAAAGGATGACGAGAAGGAAGATTCTGACCGGGGCAAGGGAACGTCCTCGGATACTAAAAAAGAGAATAAAGAGTAA
- a CDS encoding FecCD family ABC transporter permease, which yields MMGLKEEQRGFGKKLGFWLLPLLFILVVMIVGSVSIGSAELSFYTVWKIILSRLPFVSGVEKEWSQAAEVIVWNIRMPRILLAILVGAALALAGAAYQGVLRNPLADPYILGVSSGASLGAASFILFGQGLAIFGQWTLPLVAFVCGIGTLFIVYRLAYVAGKVQIETLLLSGVVVQAFLGAGLSLIMSISGEKMQRILYWLMGSLSLSDWSSGIAIAPYILAGGVLIFLFAGELNLLALGEQKAHHLGMNVGRTRLIVLLAASLTAGAAVAVSGVIGFVGLIVPHMMRAIVGSDHRVLLPVSAVAGAILLIAADTLARTLMEPQELPIGVITAFLGAPFFGYLLRKRRRLFF from the coding sequence ATGATGGGGTTGAAGGAAGAGCAACGAGGATTTGGGAAGAAGCTGGGATTTTGGCTGCTTCCCCTTCTTTTTATACTTGTAGTGATGATTGTGGGCAGTGTTTCGATAGGAAGTGCAGAGCTATCCTTTTATACGGTATGGAAGATCATTCTCTCCCGTTTACCTTTTGTAAGCGGAGTGGAGAAGGAATGGTCACAGGCGGCTGAAGTGATCGTGTGGAATATCCGTATGCCGCGTATTCTGCTGGCCATTCTAGTCGGGGCGGCGTTGGCGCTAGCAGGTGCTGCATATCAGGGAGTGCTGCGCAATCCGCTCGCTGATCCCTATATTCTCGGCGTATCATCCGGCGCTTCACTTGGGGCAGCGTCCTTCATTTTATTTGGACAAGGGCTGGCAATTTTCGGGCAGTGGACGCTGCCGCTCGTAGCCTTTGTGTGCGGGATTGGCACATTATTTATTGTATATCGGCTTGCCTATGTTGCCGGTAAGGTGCAGATTGAGACGCTTCTATTATCTGGGGTCGTAGTACAAGCATTTCTTGGAGCCGGGTTATCTCTTATCATGTCGATATCCGGTGAGAAGATGCAGCGTATTTTGTATTGGCTGATGGGGAGCTTGTCGCTGAGCGATTGGTCTTCCGGCATTGCCATCGCTCCTTATATTCTTGCCGGCGGTGTGCTTATCTTTTTATTTGCAGGCGAGTTGAATCTGCTCGCGCTTGGAGAGCAGAAGGCACACCATCTGGGCATGAATGTGGGACGGACGCGGCTGATTGTTCTGCTAGCGGCCTCACTGACAGCAGGAGCTGCGGTAGCGGTGTCCGGCGTAATTGGCTTCGTTGGATTGATTGTTCCGCATATGATGCGTGCGATTGTGGGTTCCGATCATCGTGTCCTGCTTCCGGTATCGGCTGTCGCAGGAGCGATCCTGTTAATTGCGGCTGATACGCTCGCCCGTACGCTAATGGAGCCGCAGGAGCTGCCAATTGGGGTTATCACTGCCTTTTTGGGCGCACCGTTTTTCGGTTATTTGCTGCGCAAGCGCAGACGGCTGTTTTTTTAA
- a CDS encoding ABC transporter ATP-binding protein: protein MIEVADVSLRIGQRQILSDIRFQVQKGETVGIIGPNGSGKSSLVKVISRLLTPDTGEIQIDHKPLASYSSKMLARKMAVVSQDGLLPLPITVEEAVAMGRYPYRSLFRRNAAEDEAAVQHALVRTGLEGMACRLLEQLSGGERQRVSIACAMAQEPEILLLDEPTTYLDIGYQIAILNLVRTWRKETDGTAVLVLHDLNLAAQYCDRLILMGEGAITHSGTIHEIMEAKTLSDVYGVTPIIVPHPNLQIPQILLERSL from the coding sequence TTGATTGAAGTAGCGGACGTATCCTTGCGCATTGGACAACGGCAAATATTATCAGACATCAGATTTCAGGTGCAAAAAGGCGAAACAGTAGGAATTATCGGCCCGAACGGGTCTGGGAAGTCTTCGCTGGTGAAGGTGATCTCCCGTCTTCTAACCCCTGACACCGGAGAGATACAGATTGATCATAAACCACTGGCTTCCTATTCCTCGAAAATGTTGGCCCGCAAGATGGCTGTTGTGAGTCAGGATGGTCTTCTGCCGCTGCCGATTACAGTTGAAGAGGCGGTAGCCATGGGAAGATATCCATATCGGAGTCTTTTTCGGCGCAATGCTGCAGAGGATGAGGCGGCTGTGCAGCATGCCCTCGTGCGGACCGGTTTAGAAGGGATGGCCTGCAGATTATTGGAGCAGCTTAGCGGTGGGGAACGCCAGCGGGTTTCCATTGCTTGTGCCATGGCGCAGGAGCCGGAAATCCTGCTGCTTGATGAACCGACTACGTATCTAGATATCGGATATCAGATTGCGATTCTCAATCTTGTACGCACATGGCGCAAGGAGACGGATGGAACGGCGGTATTGGTCCTGCATGACTTGAATTTGGCGGCGCAGTATTGTGACCGACTGATTTTAATGGGAGAGGGCGCAATCACGCATAGCGGTACCATCCATGAAATTATGGAAGCTAAGACGCTATCAGATGTGTATGGAGTTACCCCTATTATTGTGCCGCATCCGAACTTGCAAATTCCGCAAATTCTTCTTGAGCGATCACTATAA
- the sufD gene encoding Fe-S cluster assembly protein SufD: MSVEANVRFGQEAVTRFSTVEPEWLTQLRQEGFAGYQQLPLPKLEKTKIDKWNIDAFVPYKEEAAFSTKEELPQEIVELLDADNENIIVQKHASIVYANISNSLKEQGVVFMPLAEAIKEHGDLIKKYLFQSGIEQHKVTALHQALWTGGFFVYVPKNVEVQQPLQTFVWGVEEEVALLPHTLIVAESNSKVTVTENVIGAKYTQPVVVNGMVEIFAAGGARVQYASLRSLVEPVTDYTHRRGIAADDARIEWLLGDMNLGNTVSNTTTILEGNGSSTDVKTVAIANGSQKENFVSRVIHIGTHTESAMLSRGVMLDEATAIFNGITEMKKGAEKANGEQAENILMIGDRARGDANPILLIDEDDVMAGHAASVGPVSPLQLYYMMSRGISRTEAERLIINGFVAPVLDQLPIEGMQKRLSAMIEGKLS, from the coding sequence ATGAGCGTAGAAGCGAACGTACGATTTGGCCAGGAAGCGGTCACACGCTTTTCCACGGTCGAACCGGAATGGTTGACGCAGCTTCGCCAGGAAGGATTTGCAGGCTATCAGCAACTTCCGCTGCCGAAGCTCGAGAAGACGAAGATTGATAAATGGAATATTGATGCATTTGTTCCATATAAAGAAGAAGCAGCATTTTCCACAAAGGAAGAACTCCCGCAAGAAATTGTAGAGCTATTAGATGCAGACAATGAAAATATCATTGTGCAAAAGCATGCAAGCATTGTATACGCAAACATCAGCAATTCCCTAAAGGAACAAGGTGTTGTGTTTATGCCGTTAGCCGAAGCTATAAAGGAACATGGTGATCTGATTAAGAAATATCTGTTCCAAAGCGGCATCGAACAGCATAAGGTTACAGCGTTGCACCAAGCGCTTTGGACCGGTGGGTTTTTCGTATACGTGCCTAAAAATGTTGAAGTACAACAACCGCTGCAGACATTCGTATGGGGCGTGGAAGAAGAAGTAGCGCTTCTACCGCACACGCTGATCGTAGCCGAATCAAACAGCAAGGTAACGGTTACGGAGAATGTGATCGGAGCAAAATACACACAGCCAGTTGTCGTGAACGGCATGGTAGAAATATTCGCTGCAGGCGGCGCGCGTGTACAGTACGCTTCGCTGCGCTCGCTTGTAGAACCGGTGACAGATTATACGCACCGCCGCGGTATAGCTGCCGATGATGCACGTATTGAATGGCTGCTAGGCGATATGAATTTAGGCAATACCGTATCCAATACGACGACGATTTTGGAAGGGAACGGTTCTTCCACCGATGTAAAAACCGTCGCGATTGCAAATGGCAGCCAGAAAGAGAATTTCGTCTCCCGTGTCATTCATATTGGCACGCATACAGAGAGCGCGATGCTCTCTCGCGGTGTTATGCTTGATGAGGCAACCGCAATTTTCAATGGGATCACAGAGATGAAGAAGGGTGCGGAGAAAGCGAACGGGGAACAGGCTGAGAATATTCTCATGATCGGTGACCGAGCACGCGGCGATGCCAATCCAATTCTTCTGATCGACGAAGATGATGTAATGGCAGGCCATGCGGCGTCCGTTGGCCCTGTGAGCCCTCTGCAGTTGTACTATATGATGTCTCGTGGGATCTCGCGTACAGAAGCGGAGCGCCTAATCATTAATGGATTCGTAGCTCCCGTACTGGATCAACTTCCGATTGAGGGTATGCAAAAGCGCCTAAGCGCAATGATTGAAGGCAAGCTGTCTTGA
- a CDS encoding redoxin domain-containing protein, with amino-acid sequence MKLREQMPEFTGVTEWVNGVVAKAELKGAPTLIHYWSISCHACKETLPQLNEWRDRYKDQGLRVVSVHMPRSQKDMEIDPVKEAIERYELIHPVAIDNDYKLVDAYQNQYVPAYYLFDADQNLRHYQAGEKGLKMLEKRLGRVLTTEEG; translated from the coding sequence ATGAAATTACGGGAGCAGATGCCGGAGTTTACCGGTGTTACAGAATGGGTGAACGGCGTAGTAGCAAAAGCGGAACTGAAAGGTGCACCAACGTTGATTCATTATTGGTCAATTAGCTGTCATGCCTGCAAGGAGACGCTGCCGCAGCTCAATGAATGGCGTGACCGTTATAAGGATCAAGGACTTCGTGTCGTTAGCGTTCATATGCCGCGCTCGCAGAAGGATATGGAGATTGATCCGGTGAAGGAAGCGATTGAGCGGTATGAGCTGATTCATCCGGTTGCTATTGATAACGACTATAAGCTGGTAGACGCCTATCAAAATCAATATGTGCCAGCGTATTACCTCTTCGATGCAGACCAGAATTTGCGTCACTATCAAGCCGGTGAAAAAGGTCTGAAAATGCTTGAGAAGCGTCTGGGTCGTGTGCTTACAACAGAAGAGGGGTAA
- a CDS encoding arsenate reductase family protein, which produces MTEVTAYLYNKCGTCRKAKKWLDEEGIAYHEVPIVEQPPTKEQLRTYWQQSGLDLKKFFNTSGQSYRELGLKDRLKDMSDEEMLDLLASDGKLIKRPLLVNDNKTTVGFKEETMEKTWK; this is translated from the coding sequence ATGACAGAGGTGACAGCGTATCTATACAACAAGTGTGGAACATGCCGCAAAGCAAAAAAGTGGCTGGATGAAGAGGGGATTGCTTATCATGAGGTACCGATTGTAGAGCAGCCTCCAACAAAGGAACAGCTTCGTACCTATTGGCAGCAGAGTGGACTTGATCTGAAGAAGTTTTTTAATACAAGCGGTCAATCGTATCGGGAACTTGGCTTAAAGGATCGGCTCAAGGATATGTCAGATGAAGAGATGCTGGACTTGCTTGCTTCAGACGGAAAGTTGATTAAGCGTCCGTTGCTTGTCAATGACAATAAAACAACGGTTGGATTTAAAGAGGAAACGATGGAGAAAACGTGGAAATAG
- the gcvH gene encoding glycine cleavage system protein GcvH, whose translation MNLPTNLKYSKEHEWVRIEGNKAHIGITDFAQSELGDIVFVELPAVGDEMKQDQPFGSVESVKTVSELYAPLSGKVIEVNGDLEDSPELVNESPYENAWMVVIELADDSELNKLMDAKAYEEMVQE comes from the coding sequence ATGAATTTACCAACAAATTTGAAATACAGCAAAGAACATGAATGGGTGCGTATTGAGGGAAATAAAGCTCACATCGGCATTACCGACTTTGCCCAATCAGAGTTAGGTGATATTGTGTTTGTAGAGCTTCCTGCTGTAGGAGATGAGATGAAGCAGGATCAGCCATTTGGCAGCGTAGAATCTGTTAAAACCGTATCGGAGTTGTATGCACCGCTTAGCGGTAAAGTCATCGAGGTCAATGGTGATCTTGAAGATTCTCCAGAGCTTGTGAATGAATCCCCATATGAAAACGCATGGATGGTTGTTATTGAGCTTGCTGACGATAGCGAATTGAACAAGCTAATGGATGCAAAAGCATATGAAGAAATGGTACAAGAGTAA
- the sigI gene encoding RNA polymerase sigma-I factor: protein MLLTLFLGKRRRQEKSLEKNHETEQLHRMIEKIHQGEEELRNELLTQYRPFIGTVVSKVCKRYIHQSHDEEFSVGLEAFNEAISQYSSNKGGSFLSFADLVIRRRVIDYIRKNKQRALLVSLDESMDPESPEYNVWDVQVSVEQYQAEREAEMRREEVLHYRQQLREFDISLEELPEYTPRHIDARNNMIRIARMIAENEHLREAFLAKKKIPVKYLLQYISFSRKTVERNRNYIVAITLVFIGNYQFLRSYIQMDETEGKGELAREEEGHRVGDTGAVSYCHDIRREIL, encoded by the coding sequence TTGTTACTCACACTTTTCCTGGGAAAACGGCGCCGACAAGAAAAATCTCTGGAGAAGAATCATGAAACTGAACAGCTCCATCGAATGATCGAAAAAATTCACCAGGGCGAAGAGGAGTTGCGCAACGAATTGCTTACACAGTATCGGCCGTTCATCGGTACGGTCGTATCAAAAGTGTGCAAACGATATATTCACCAAAGCCATGATGAAGAGTTTAGTGTTGGACTTGAAGCATTTAACGAAGCGATATCACAGTATTCGAGCAACAAAGGCGGCAGTTTTTTGTCTTTTGCGGATCTGGTGATACGTAGGCGTGTCATAGATTACATCCGAAAAAATAAGCAGCGAGCCTTACTTGTTTCTTTGGATGAATCGATGGACCCTGAATCGCCCGAATACAATGTCTGGGATGTACAGGTGTCAGTCGAACAATACCAAGCAGAGCGCGAAGCGGAGATGAGAAGAGAGGAAGTTCTACATTACCGTCAGCAACTGCGTGAATTCGATATTTCGCTTGAGGAATTGCCTGAGTATACACCCCGGCATATAGATGCCCGAAACAACATGATTCGCATCGCCCGTATGATTGCAGAAAACGAGCACTTGCGAGAGGCTTTTCTTGCGAAAAAGAAAATACCGGTTAAATACCTCCTTCAATACATTTCTTTCTCACGCAAAACTGTAGAAAGAAACCGGAACTATATTGTGGCGATTACGCTTGTATTTATTGGAAACTATCAGTTTTTACGCTCCTACATCCAAATGGATGAGACAGAGGGAAAGGGGGAGCTCGCGCGTGAAGAAGAAGGGCATCGTGTTGGAGATACAGGGGCAGTATCTTATTGTCATGACATCCGGCGGGAGATTTTGTAA
- the sufC gene encoding Fe-S cluster assembly ATPase SufC has protein sequence MAGTPHLQIKDLTVAIEDKQILKGLNLEIKGGEVHAIMGPNGTGKSTLASAIMGHPKYKVTGGSVTLNEEDVLEMEVDERARKGLFLAMQYPSEISGVTNADFLRSAINARQEEGKEVSLIKFIRQMDKQMEVLEMDQAFSHRYVNEGFSGGEKKRNEILQMMMLKPSIAILDEIDSGLDIDALKIVARGVNELRSSEMGVLMITHYQRLLNYIKPDFVHVMMQGRIVKSGGPELALKLEENGYDWIKEELGIQDETVGAEA, from the coding sequence ATGGCAGGAACACCGCATTTGCAAATAAAAGACCTAACCGTTGCGATTGAGGATAAACAAATTCTTAAGGGTTTGAACCTAGAAATTAAAGGCGGCGAAGTACATGCCATCATGGGTCCGAATGGAACGGGTAAATCTACGCTCGCTTCCGCCATCATGGGTCATCCGAAGTACAAAGTAACCGGCGGCTCTGTAACGCTGAACGAGGAAGACGTACTGGAGATGGAAGTAGACGAGCGCGCACGCAAAGGGCTGTTTCTTGCGATGCAGTACCCAAGTGAGATTAGCGGCGTAACAAATGCCGACTTCCTACGCAGTGCAATCAATGCTCGTCAAGAAGAGGGCAAAGAAGTATCACTTATTAAATTCATTCGTCAAATGGATAAGCAAATGGAAGTGCTGGAGATGGATCAAGCCTTCTCACACCGCTATGTAAATGAAGGGTTCTCCGGCGGAGAGAAGAAGCGTAATGAGATTCTTCAGATGATGATGCTGAAGCCAAGCATCGCCATTCTTGATGAGATTGACTCCGGCCTTGATATTGACGCACTGAAAATCGTAGCACGTGGGGTAAATGAGCTGCGCAGTTCGGAGATGGGTGTATTAATGATTACCCACTACCAGCGTCTGTTGAACTACATTAAGCCTGATTTTGTCCACGTTATGATGCAGGGGCGCATCGTGAAATCCGGTGGACCGGAACTGGCCCTGAAGCTTGAAGAGAACGGCTATGATTGGATTAAAGAAGAACTGGGCATTCAGGACGAAACAGTAGGCGCAGAAGCGTAG
- a CDS encoding LL-diaminopimelate aminotransferase has translation MKTLHNIRPAERLSNLSSAIFTEMNLRKQNIQAQGINVIDLGIGSPDQPPSPLVMEALAQAVQKPENYGYPTSEGSVRFRETTAKWYHHRFGVALDAQTEVLSLMGSQDGLAHLAQGWIDPGDVVLVPDPGYPIYFASVTLAGGEIYPLPLREENGFLPDFSNIPADIKQRAKLMVMNYPNNPVAAIATDEFFAEVVAFAKENQLIVAHDLAYSELAFDGYRPSSFLETPGAKEIGVEFNSLSKSFNMAGCRIGYVVGNREVIKPLAVIKSNIDYGVFLAVQEAAVVAMEHDMLHPDENKNAATYQERRDVLVDGLAAIGWNIPKPKATMFIWAPIPKGWTSEQFAFELLEKTGVVVIPGNAFGAQGEGYVRIALVRPPEVLREVILRIKESGILLG, from the coding sequence ATGAAAACGTTACATAATATTCGTCCGGCAGAACGCCTGTCCAATCTCTCATCCGCCATCTTTACGGAGATGAACCTGCGGAAGCAGAATATCCAGGCACAAGGTATAAATGTAATTGATTTAGGGATCGGCAGTCCCGATCAACCGCCTTCTCCGCTTGTAATGGAAGCGCTGGCGCAGGCGGTACAGAAGCCAGAGAACTACGGGTATCCAACCTCAGAAGGGTCGGTTCGTTTCCGGGAGACCACAGCTAAATGGTATCATCACCGCTTCGGTGTTGCGCTTGATGCCCAAACAGAAGTGCTGTCTCTAATGGGTTCTCAGGACGGTCTCGCTCATCTGGCGCAGGGGTGGATCGATCCCGGGGATGTTGTGCTTGTACCGGACCCGGGGTATCCGATTTATTTTGCCAGTGTAACACTTGCCGGTGGAGAGATTTATCCGCTGCCGTTGCGTGAAGAGAATGGGTTTCTTCCGGATTTTTCGAATATTCCGGCCGATATTAAGCAGCGTGCGAAGCTGATGGTAATGAACTACCCGAACAATCCGGTGGCTGCGATAGCGACGGATGAGTTTTTTGCAGAGGTCGTTGCATTTGCGAAAGAGAATCAACTGATTGTAGCGCACGATCTGGCGTATTCAGAGCTTGCCTTTGACGGCTACCGTCCGTCAAGCTTTCTAGAGACTCCTGGTGCGAAGGAAATTGGCGTTGAATTTAATTCATTATCCAAAAGCTTCAATATGGCAGGCTGCCGAATCGGATATGTAGTTGGAAATCGAGAAGTGATCAAGCCGCTTGCCGTTATTAAATCCAATATTGACTATGGTGTATTTTTGGCTGTGCAGGAAGCTGCGGTCGTAGCCATGGAGCATGATATGTTGCATCCTGATGAGAATAAGAATGCGGCGACATACCAGGAGCGGCGTGATGTTCTTGTAGATGGACTTGCAGCCATCGGCTGGAATATCCCAAAGCCGAAAGCAACCATGTTTATTTGGGCGCCTATTCCCAAAGGATGGACATCGGAGCAGTTTGCCTTTGAATTGCTTGAAAAAACGGGCGTGGTTGTTATTCCAGGCAATGCTTTTGGAGCGCAGGGAGAAGGATATGTCCGTATTGCTCTAGTAAGGCCGCCTGAGGTTTTGCGAGAAGTTATTTTGCGCATTAAAGAATCAGGAATACTTTTAGGGTAA
- a CDS encoding DUF2553 family protein, which yields MSQHSDVSRIDVTNKVRGEVTEDCIVLTLNGQEIGHIPFDGGSCTMNAGYAVDQQRIFRLDQADTVHPSSYVDDCDWGWC from the coding sequence ATGTCACAACATTCTGATGTAAGCCGGATTGATGTCACGAACAAAGTGCGCGGTGAAGTGACGGAAGATTGCATTGTCCTGACACTGAATGGGCAAGAAATTGGCCACATTCCATTTGATGGAGGCTCCTGTACGATGAATGCCGGATATGCAGTAGACCAGCAGCGTATTTTTCGGCTTGATCAAGCGGATACGGTTCATCCATCCAGTTATGTGGATGATTGCGACTGGGGTTGGTGTTAA